The following proteins are encoded in a genomic region of Candidatus Angelobacter sp.:
- a CDS encoding FHA domain-containing protein, with amino-acid sequence MAKLVVLSEGLTGLTYELKVDKTTIGRLEDNAFQIAEASVSSHHCELVQRGNDIVVKDLNSTNGTFINGEKVTEAALKPGQILRLGQVEMRLESGAGTAGGAAAPAKKPLEKTMVIGIKAQDLDKGTRPMNFETSASFSKKSNKANRIFIAVGTVLVVLIIAVLIVAYLRLKT; translated from the coding sequence ATGGCGAAACTTGTTGTGCTCAGCGAAGGGTTGACCGGATTGACCTACGAACTGAAGGTGGACAAAACCACCATCGGACGTCTTGAAGACAACGCCTTCCAGATCGCCGAGGCTTCCGTTTCCAGTCATCACTGCGAATTGGTTCAACGGGGCAACGACATCGTCGTCAAGGACCTCAATTCCACCAACGGCACTTTCATCAATGGTGAAAAGGTCACCGAGGCCGCTTTGAAGCCCGGTCAAATCCTCCGGCTTGGCCAGGTTGAAATGCGTCTGGAATCAGGCGCAGGGACAGCAGGTGGCGCGGCCGCGCCGGCAAAGAAACCGTTGGAAAAAACGATGGTGATTGGCATCAAGGCGCAGGACCTCGACAAGGGGACGCGCCCGATGAATTTCGAAACGAGCGCCAGCTTTTCCAAGAAGAGCAACAAGGCGAACAGGATTTTTATCGCGGTTGGAACCGTGCTGGTCGTGCTGATCATCGCGGTGTTGATTGTGGCTTATCTTCGCCTGAAGACCTGA
- the hemB gene encoding porphobilinogen synthase, whose amino-acid sequence MSSFLAGQFPTYRPRRLRRFPALRRLVSETRLGAEQLVLPLFARSGRRVRRPVEAMPGVFQLSPDELLREAVRAHAAGVPAVLLFGIPDRKDERGSEAYARVGAVQQAVRLLKKELPELLVITDVCLCEYMSHGHCGIVRRDKSGVRILNDPTLKLLARTAVSHAETGADLIAPSDMMDGRVGAIRAALDRNGFIETPIMSYAAKFASAFFGPFRQAAESAPKFGDRRSYQMDPSNADEALREVAQDIREGADIVMVKPALAYLDIVHRVKKEFGHPTAAYAVSGEYSMVKAAAARGWIDERAVVLESLLAVRRAGADILITYAAREAALWLKEGGI is encoded by the coding sequence ATGAGTTCGTTTTTGGCCGGCCAGTTCCCAACCTATCGCCCCCGACGCCTGCGACGATTCCCCGCCTTACGCCGCCTCGTCTCCGAAACACGTCTGGGCGCCGAACAATTGGTCCTCCCGTTGTTTGCCCGATCCGGACGCAGAGTGCGGCGGCCGGTCGAAGCAATGCCCGGGGTCTTCCAACTTTCGCCGGACGAACTGTTGCGGGAAGCCGTGCGCGCACACGCAGCGGGCGTTCCGGCCGTGTTGTTGTTTGGAATCCCGGATCGAAAGGACGAACGCGGATCCGAGGCTTATGCCCGCGTTGGAGCAGTGCAACAGGCCGTGCGCCTGCTGAAAAAAGAACTGCCCGAGCTCCTCGTCATCACTGATGTCTGTCTCTGCGAGTATATGAGCCACGGACACTGCGGAATCGTGCGCCGCGACAAATCCGGCGTTCGCATCCTGAACGATCCTACATTAAAATTGCTTGCCCGCACCGCCGTGAGCCACGCCGAGACGGGCGCGGACCTCATTGCTCCCAGTGATATGATGGACGGCCGCGTTGGCGCCATTCGCGCCGCTCTTGACCGAAATGGCTTTATTGAGACACCGATCATGTCTTACGCGGCCAAGTTTGCTTCGGCATTCTTTGGGCCGTTTCGTCAGGCAGCGGAATCCGCGCCGAAATTCGGAGACCGACGCAGCTATCAAATGGACCCGTCGAACGCCGACGAGGCGCTGCGCGAAGTCGCCCAGGACATACGGGAAGGCGCCGACATCGTCATGGTGAAACCGGCGCTCGCATACCTTGACATCGTCCATCGCGTCAAAAAGGAATTCGGCCACCCGACCGCCGCCTATGCGGTGAGCGGAGAATACAGCATGGTTAAGGCTGCTGCCGCCCGTGGCTGGATCGATGAACGCGCCGTCGTACTGGAAAGTCTGCTGGCCGTCCGGCGCGCGGGGGCTGATATCCTGATCACTTACGCCGCCCGCGAGGCGGCGCTGTGGTTGAAGGAAGGCGGGATCTGA
- a CDS encoding DUF4230 domain-containing protein, whose translation MLKTRLVIVGLLLAIAAGVVLFGALLWIRQPLFRTPPKIQNTATILKQVQTLSELVTVKYVLEKVVILEDVKWYGENRVLLVAHGIVKAGVDLQELRPDDVRVQGNKVLVKLPPARITDVYLDDQKTRVVDRATGLLRAFDKDLEQSARRQAVDDLARSARFNGIQGDAEARARLQLANLFRQFGLEVEFVRN comes from the coding sequence ATGCTCAAGACGCGGCTTGTCATTGTCGGACTTTTGCTGGCGATTGCCGCAGGCGTGGTGCTGTTTGGCGCGTTGCTCTGGATCCGACAACCTCTTTTTCGGACGCCTCCGAAAATTCAAAATACTGCGACGATCCTCAAACAGGTCCAAACACTTTCGGAGTTGGTCACAGTCAAATACGTACTCGAAAAAGTCGTCATTCTGGAAGACGTCAAGTGGTATGGTGAAAACCGCGTCTTGCTCGTGGCTCACGGGATCGTGAAGGCAGGAGTGGATTTGCAGGAACTCAGGCCGGACGACGTGCGTGTCCAGGGAAACAAGGTCCTTGTCAAACTGCCTCCGGCCAGAATCACTGACGTCTATCTCGACGACCAGAAGACTCGTGTGGTGGATCGTGCAACGGGACTGTTGCGCGCGTTCGACAAAGATCTCGAACAAAGCGCCCGCCGCCAGGCGGTGGACGATCTGGCGCGGTCGGCGCGATTTAACGGCATACAAGGTGACGCCGAGGCGAGGGCGCGCCTCCAATTGGCCAACCTGTTCCGGCAATTCGGTCTGGAGGTTGAATTCGTCAGAAACTGA